The window CACTCAGCCCAAAAGTCAACCAATACTGGTTGATCAGATTTCAATATTTCTTCAAAATTGCTGTCAGTTATTTCTACAGTACTTGCCATTTTCTTTTTATGTTTAATTCTGATTTTCGAAACGTAAAGATAGAAAAAATTGTTGCTACATGTATTTCAATTTCAGTAACAAATGTCACATGAACGACTTTTATTGTTATATAACAAGAAAAATTATAGCTTCTCTTCTACTTTACCACATTTTAACATTTTATCCCCAAAATATGGGTTTCTAATTTCTTCCTTATCACTTAACCAAAAAGCCCCCTTATTGTTAAATGCCATTGGGCAGTATTGCTTATAAACCGTCTCCTTTTTGCTATCTGCATTTTCTTTCACTAAAGAGTAAACTTCCTTACTTAAGTCTTCAAATCCTTTTCTTATTTCTTCAACATCTTCTTTTTCATGCATGCTTTCAGAAATAGATTTAATTTGTTCCATTTCAGAACTTACAGATTCTAATAATTTAGCTAATGAAGATTTCGCTTCTTTCGCATCAGTTTTTACTAAAGCATCTTTAACACTGAAGTATGAAGACAATATACCCTTCAATTGCTCAGAACTCACTTCAGTTCCAGCTTTTAAAACCACTTCCTTCTTTGGCTCTTTTTCTTGGGAAGCTTGTTCTTCAGACTTTTTCTCTTGATTACAAGCGGATATCGCTAAGGTTAAAGCAAAAATTGATAAAAATACTTTTTTCATTTTCTTAAGATTTATAATGGTTACAAAATTAATTAATAATGTTTACTAATTGAGTCTTTTATGACATCATTTGGTACTTACAAAAACTGTAAGTAACAAATAGAAAAACGATTCGAATTAGAAGGTTTTTGAAAACATCTCCGCCCACTTATTTCATAAATTTGAGATATTAATTGATATAAAAGAGATTCAAAATTATCCCAATGGATAGCCATCCATAGGCTATAAAAGCAATATATTTTAAGGTTTTTTCAAATGCTGGACTTTTAGGAGCCATTTCTTTGTGATACATGATATCTTTTCCCTTTGCAAAACCGAAATATATCAATACAGCTGAAATCAATACAAAGCCGACATTCATGTAAAACGTATAATTGAACTTAAAAAATTCTTGTTCGGATATGGATACTGAATTGAATTCAGGCAGCATATCAAACCACTGAAAACCGTAATGTAAACCTAAAGAGGCTACAATTAAGGAAGTAAATAATAGGAACAAAATGAATAAACTCATTTTCCATCCATAGTATTTGGCGTTAATTCTTAAAACTGGAAATACGACCAAATCACTGAAAATAAACGCCATGACTCCAGCAAAACTTACCCCTTTACCAAAAAGTAAAGCTGCTAAAGGAATATTACCCATAGATCCAATAAAAGTAAGGAATGCAGCAAAGGGGCCAACCAATACATGTTCTAATAAGGTAAAAAAACTAAATGATGCCGTTTCGGTATTGGTATTGATAAATAATGTTTCAAAAAACCTATCTGGTACAAAAGCCGCTACAATTCCAGCTATTGTAAAGCCTATAGTAACATCTTTCCAAACCATTTTCCACTCCATGAAATACTGCTTCCCTACTTTTGACCATTCTTTTTGAGATTTCACTTTTTCACTAAAGGATTTATCATCACTATGATCATGTTCTTCAGAGCCTAAGTTTTCCTTTGCTTTTTTAATTAGCTTTTTTGGCTTAATAATTTTAATTAAAAGCCAACTTACTAAAATGAGAATAATACCTCCTACATATTCACCTACTACAAATTGCCATCCTAGAAAAATTGAAATTACAATACCCAATTCAATGACGAGGTTGGTGGAGGATAATAAAAAGGCAATAGAAGAAACAAAGCTTGCTCCTTTTTGAAATAGGGATTTAGCAGAAGCTAAGGCCGAAAAACTACAAGAGCTGCTAATAAATCCAAAGAAAGTTCCTAAGAATACAGACCTAGCTCCTTCACCGCCCATTGTTTTCTGCATTTTATCTTCTGTAATAAACACTTGAATAAAACTGCTGATGGCGTATCCTAAAATAAAAGCCCATAGAGCCATCCAAAAAAAACCTATAGTTGTTGAGGCGGCATTAGCCCAATTCATCAAAAAATCATTCATAATAATTAGTTTAAAATTTAACTAGCTATTGATGTTCTAAAAAAAATAAAATCATTACTTATAATACTTCCGTCACTTCACCACAACTGAGCATACTCGAGCCAAAATAAGGGTTCATTACAGGTTTCTCTCTACTTAACCAATCCGCTCCTTTATTATTGTCTGCCATTGGGCAGTGTTGTAGATAAAGTGTTTCATTATGCGGTTTGAACGTCTTTGTTAACTGAATCATCCAATCTGATAAAGCAATGAAGTTTTTTCTCAGCCCTTCTATATCTTCTTGATGCTGAATATGCTCTAGGATTTTCTGCATTTTTTTATGGTAACCCATCCATAATTCATGAGAATCATCCCTAAAAACTTCCATATCTACATTTTGAAAAGCTAACTTTAGTTCTTTTGATTTAGAAATTGAAGTAGAAAAATCATCTTGTATTAATGCATCTTTTAATTCAAAATAAGAATCGAAAAGTGGCTTAAATTCAAGTTTAGCTTCTTGAGAAAGCTCTACTGATTCCATTTTTTTAGCACTCATCATGCTAGGCTTTCCTGCTAACTGTGCAGCAGCATCAATACTAAAAGTGCCTGCTACTGCTATTACTTCTCCTTCATTCAAGCCTGATGTAACTACAAAGCTATCGTTTAGCGCCAGCCCTAAATCTACTTCTCGCATAGTGAAACTGATGCCGGATTGCGTTTCTTCTTTTACATAAACAACAGATCTTTTACCTGTCCACATAACGGATGATTTTGGAACTATGATTGCTGAACTATCAAACTGTTTAAATTGAATATTTGCAGTTACCAACATTTCAGGCTTCAATAGTCCTTCCCCATTCTGAATATTAGCTCTTACTTTTACGATTCTACTTATAGGATCCACTTTAGGAGATATGAAATCGATTTTAGAAGTAAACTCTTTTGATGGAAATGATTGAACATGAAATTTTACTTCACTCCCCAATTTCACAAATTGAATATCTTGCTCATAAACATCTAAATAAACCCATAATTTAGATAGATTATCTAGCTCAAATAAAGGCTCTCCCTTATTTAGGTACTTCCCTTCGGTGATATTTAGCTTTGATATATAGCCCGAAAAATCGGAAATGATATTAAATGTTTCTTTTACTTTGCCAGCCTCAATAATGCTTTGAATTTGCTGATTTGATAATTTCCAATTCTGTAATTTCTGTTGTGCAGCTTCATAATAGGAAGGATTATTTTCTCGCTGCTTATATGCCAGCAATAATTCTTCTTGCGCGGTAAGCAATTCAGGAGAGTATAGTTTCCCTATTATTTGTCCTTTTCTAACAAACTCACCTTCATAATTAACATAGAGTTCCTCTACCCTGCCTGGAAAATGTGCTGATTGAGTATATTCTTGATTTTCATTTTCTTGTAGTTTACCTGCAACCAAAATTTCCTTTTCAATCATGGCTTTTTCAACTGTAGCAGTTTCTACACTTGCTAATTTCATTGCAGTTGAAGACATACTCACTGCATTTGCACTTAATCCGTCTTGATTATCCGATTCTGAAAGTGGTATTAAATCCATTCCACAAATCGGACAATCTCCTGGTTCATTTTGTCTTACTGATGGATGCATGGAACAAGTCCATATCTGATTTTCTGCTTCCATATTTTGTGAATTGCCTTCTTGCTCATGTTGAGGATCAGAGGAACCATTTAGAAAAAATCCTATTAGCGTGCCCACTACAACACTAGCTAAAATGATAATGATATTGATTTTATTTAATTTCATGATCTTCATGATTTAATTCTATTTAAATATTTATTAAAGCTGTCTTTTAGAGGTTAAGTAATTATACTTTTCAATTAAAGTCGCTTGTTTTGCTTTTGCTATAGTTTCTAGCTTTTGGTATTTCAATAATTGTTGTCTACTTCTTAATAACTCTTCAAATTCTACCCCAGAAGCCGTATAAGTCTTTTCCAATAT is drawn from Marivirga arenosa and contains these coding sequences:
- a CDS encoding permease yields the protein MNDFLMNWANAASTTIGFFWMALWAFILGYAISSFIQVFITEDKMQKTMGGEGARSVFLGTFFGFISSSCSFSALASAKSLFQKGASFVSSIAFLLSSTNLVIELGIVISIFLGWQFVVGEYVGGIILILVSWLLIKIIKPKKLIKKAKENLGSEEHDHSDDKSFSEKVKSQKEWSKVGKQYFMEWKMVWKDVTIGFTIAGIVAAFVPDRFFETLFINTNTETASFSFFTLLEHVLVGPFAAFLTFIGSMGNIPLAALLFGKGVSFAGVMAFIFSDLVVFPVLRINAKYYGWKMSLFILFLLFTSLIVASLGLHYGFQWFDMLPEFNSVSISEQEFFKFNYTFYMNVGFVLISAVLIYFGFAKGKDIMYHKEMAPKSPAFEKTLKYIAFIAYGWLSIGIILNLFYIN
- a CDS encoding efflux RND transporter periplasmic adaptor subunit encodes the protein MKLNKINIIIILASVVVGTLIGFFLNGSSDPQHEQEGNSQNMEAENQIWTCSMHPSVRQNEPGDCPICGMDLIPLSESDNQDGLSANAVSMSSTAMKLASVETATVEKAMIEKEILVAGKLQENENQEYTQSAHFPGRVEELYVNYEGEFVRKGQIIGKLYSPELLTAQEELLLAYKQRENNPSYYEAAQQKLQNWKLSNQQIQSIIEAGKVKETFNIISDFSGYISKLNITEGKYLNKGEPLFELDNLSKLWVYLDVYEQDIQFVKLGSEVKFHVQSFPSKEFTSKIDFISPKVDPISRIVKVRANIQNGEGLLKPEMLVTANIQFKQFDSSAIIVPKSSVMWTGKRSVVYVKEETQSGISFTMREVDLGLALNDSFVVTSGLNEGEVIAVAGTFSIDAAAQLAGKPSMMSAKKMESVELSQEAKLEFKPLFDSYFELKDALIQDDFSTSISKSKELKLAFQNVDMEVFRDDSHELWMGYHKKMQKILEHIQHQEDIEGLRKNFIALSDWMIQLTKTFKPHNETLYLQHCPMADNNKGADWLSREKPVMNPYFGSSMLSCGEVTEVL
- a CDS encoding DUF3347 domain-containing protein; amino-acid sequence: MKKVFLSIFALTLAISACNQEKKSEEQASQEKEPKKEVVLKAGTEVSSEQLKGILSSYFSVKDALVKTDAKEAKSSLAKLLESVSSEMEQIKSISESMHEKEDVEEIRKGFEDLSKEVYSLVKENADSKKETVYKQYCPMAFNNKGAFWLSDKEEIRNPYFGDKMLKCGKVEEKL